One genomic window of Halovivax cerinus includes the following:
- a CDS encoding beta-ribofuranosylaminobenzene 5'-phosphate synthase family protein: MVTVSAGARLHVGFQNLSLAHERLYGGIGVGLAEPRVRVCAERADDVTVSDERPTESDDTAIESTESTRRYAERAVDVLDVPGVDVRVETSLPRHVGLGSGTQLALSIYAATALAYDLEPAVRSHAPSVGRGGRSAVGVATFEAGGFVVDAGHPTSRFTTAPPAVGEWTVPPVVARHELPSDWRFVVVVPDAEPGRSGETEDSSIRSVVEDASPGAADEIAGVLTRRLLPAAAAGRLDAFGDAVERIGRLNGTWYADTQGGVFRPPAGRLVDRLESASVLTGIGQSSWGPAVYGVTDAAHANEAVDAARDTLAGLDLDGSVYVSPPAANGYVVEDRRD, from the coding sequence ATGGTCACCGTCAGCGCTGGCGCCCGATTACACGTCGGGTTTCAGAACCTCTCGCTCGCGCACGAGCGCCTCTACGGTGGAATTGGTGTCGGCCTCGCCGAACCTCGGGTCCGGGTGTGCGCTGAGCGGGCCGACGACGTCACCGTCTCGGACGAGCGACCGACAGAGTCGGACGATACGGCGATCGAATCGACCGAATCGACTCGTCGCTACGCGGAACGAGCGGTCGACGTACTCGACGTCCCCGGCGTCGACGTCCGCGTCGAGACGTCGCTGCCACGCCACGTCGGGCTCGGAAGCGGCACGCAGCTCGCGCTGTCGATCTACGCCGCGACCGCGCTGGCCTACGACCTGGAGCCGGCAGTCAGGAGCCACGCCCCATCGGTGGGTCGCGGTGGTCGGAGCGCCGTCGGCGTAGCGACGTTCGAGGCCGGTGGATTCGTCGTCGACGCGGGTCACCCAACCTCCAGGTTCACCACGGCGCCGCCCGCGGTCGGTGAGTGGACGGTCCCGCCGGTCGTCGCGCGTCACGAACTGCCCTCGGACTGGCGGTTCGTCGTGGTTGTACCCGACGCCGAACCGGGGAGAAGCGGCGAGACGGAAGATTCGAGCATCAGGTCCGTCGTCGAGGACGCTTCGCCCGGCGCCGCCGACGAGATCGCCGGGGTACTCACCAGGCGACTCCTCCCCGCAGCTGCCGCCGGCCGGCTCGACGCGTTCGGCGACGCCGTCGAACGGATCGGACGTCTCAACGGCACCTGGTACGCCGACACGCAGGGTGGCGTCTTCCGTCCGCCGGCCGGTCGCCTCGTCGATCGCCTCGAGTCCGCGTCGGTCCTGACCGGTATCGGGCAGTCCTCGTGGGGGCCCGCCGTCTACGGGGTGACTGACGCTGCGCACGCGAACGAAGCCGTCGATGCGGCCCGTGACACCCTCGCCGGGCTCGATCTGGACGGTTCCGTGTACGTCTCTCCGCCGGCCGCGAACGGGTACGTCGTCGAGGACCGACGCGACTGA
- a CDS encoding RAD55 family ATPase, which produces MERIPFGISRLDAMIGGGAPAGSVVLLAGESGAGAREFCYTSAAMNGLATADEAGFELYYGDLAAGASLPDAVHYVTFTDEPASVVDEMRFSLEDDLVDAAATDITVADLSQEYFQLSPVPTEWYAERTPDITALGSSNDRRDVLAAVAEYLTANAPGNLVVIDSVTDLLAAATGRFDPADLTFLLKGLARATYRWGGLILLLVNVEPLDRRTLGRLKEAADGTLLFEWETGGSERARTLVVEEFRGVLSRLEDENIVQFETEIDDAGFDVSNVRKIR; this is translated from the coding sequence ATGGAGCGGATCCCCTTCGGCATCTCACGCCTCGACGCGATGATCGGGGGTGGCGCCCCGGCGGGCAGCGTGGTATTGCTCGCCGGCGAGTCGGGTGCCGGCGCCCGGGAGTTCTGTTACACCAGCGCGGCGATGAACGGACTCGCCACGGCGGACGAGGCGGGGTTCGAACTCTACTACGGCGACCTCGCGGCCGGCGCGTCGCTACCGGACGCCGTCCACTACGTCACGTTCACCGACGAGCCAGCGTCCGTCGTCGACGAGATGCGCTTTTCCCTGGAGGACGACCTCGTCGACGCCGCCGCGACGGACATCACGGTTGCGGACCTCTCCCAGGAGTACTTCCAGCTCTCGCCAGTCCCGACCGAGTGGTACGCCGAACGGACGCCGGACATCACCGCCCTCGGTTCGTCGAACGACCGTCGTGACGTCCTTGCAGCCGTCGCCGAGTACCTGACGGCCAACGCGCCTGGAAACCTGGTCGTGATCGACTCGGTGACGGATCTGCTGGCGGCGGCCACGGGTCGGTTCGACCCGGCCGATCTCACGTTTCTCCTCAAAGGGCTGGCGCGCGCCACGTACCGGTGGGGCGGACTGATATTACTCCTGGTCAACGTCGAACCGCTCGATCGGCGAACGCTCGGCCGTCTCAAGGAGGCGGCCGACGGCACCCTGCTGTTCGAGTGGGAGACGGGTGGCTCCGAACGGGCTCGGACGCTCGTCGTCGAGGAGTTCAGGGGCGTCCTCTCGCGGCTCGAAGACGAGAACATCGTTCAATTCGAAACGGAGATCGACGACGCCGGATTCGACGTCAGTAACGTACGAAAGATCCGGTAG